In Bacteroidia bacterium, the DNA window GCCTTGTAATTATCCTCTAAATACTTCTCTATACCTTCCTGCTCATACTGCTTCTTGTAGTTCCAAACCGTCCCTTCACTGATACCCAAGCAAATCGCTATCTCTTCTACACTATAATCCTGGTGTAGCATCAGCAACACCGTTACCTTCTTCTAGGCTCGGACTTGCCGCTCATTTCGCTCAATCTCTCTTAATACTTCGTATTCCTTTTGACTTAACATCCTTTCTTTTGAACTTTCGCAAGTATTGTACTATTTCTAGAAATTTCCTAATCTTTACTACAAAACCTTTTGCTTTCTAGTATAATACAATTTTCAACACACTACAAATATTCCTATCTTTGTACCATGATAATTAAATGGGTAACAGTCTTTTGCTTTTGTGTTACTTTTTACAGTAAAGCCCAAGTTAATACCGTTCTTAAAAACAACTACATGGATTTTTTTATGGCAACCACAACATTCGGAGTAGAACAAAATGTAAGAAATACAGTTAGCGTACAGCTTTGCTTGGGCTACACTTATGCAGAAACCTTCGGTATTTATGATGCCAGAAATCTACGAGGCGGACTTTTTGAATTACAAATACGCCGTTATCTTATTCCTGGCAAACAGCAAAGTCTATCACATGTATACTTCGGGGGTTCTCTTGTGCACAGATTTGCATCATACTTAACAGATGAAGGCTACTACCTCAACAACCAATACGTTGAGATAAAAGATATCAAAGCCAAAGCAAACTATTTTTCTTTTGGTGGAATAGTAGGGTACCAGCTACCTCTCTTGAAAAACAAATTGTTGTGGGATAATTATTTCGGTGTATGTGGACGCATAGGCAGTGGTTACAAACCACATAGAGCATACTCTCATGAACCCGAAAACATGATATT includes these proteins:
- a CDS encoding DUF3575 domain-containing protein, producing the protein MIIKWVTVFCFCVTFYSKAQVNTVLKNNYMDFFMATTTFGVEQNVRNTVSVQLCLGYTYAETFGIYDARNLRGGLFELQIRRYLIPGKQQSLSHVYFGGSLVHRFASYLTDEGYYLNNQYVEIKDIKAKANYFSFGGIVGYQLPLLKNKLLWDNYFGVCGRIGSGYKPHRAYSHEPENMIFQLSYSGIAPKFGTAFCLVIR